In Micromonospora sp. NBC_01813, the following are encoded in one genomic region:
- a CDS encoding phosphoketolase family protein produces the protein MLRTLAAPDDAELAQLDAWWRANNYLTVGQIYLRGNPLLREPLAPEHIKPRLLGHWGTSPGLSLIYAHVSRLIRHTGQQTIYLTGPGHGGPALVAAGYLEGTYSEIYPDVTRDEPGMLRLFRQFSSPGGIPSHVSVTTPGSIHEGGELGYVLVHAFGSVMDNPDLLTIAVVGDGEAETGPLEGSWKGVSFINPAHDGAVLPILHLNGAKIAGPTVLARKPRGEVRSLLQGHGYEVIEVEGDDLPGMHYRFAAALADAWGKIRAIQQAARSGDWDGSRPHWPLIILRSPKGWTGPEKVDGITVTGTWRSHQVPLSGVRDNADHLAILETWLRSYRPEELFDADGAPTATVTGVNPDGDLRMSASPHANGGLLTRDLDMPNFREYAVDVPQPAQLRAESTRKLGELMRDIYTRNPDRFRLFCPDETNSNRLGAVFEVSDRGFMEQVYPSDTAISRNGRVMEVLSEHNCHGWLEGYNLTGRHGMFATYEAFAMVSASQTVQHGKWLQEAAHLPWRAKVPSLNILLTSTAWRNDHNGFSHQGPGLIQVVLNQRGTVSRVYLPPDANCLLSVADHCLRSKSYVNLIVIDKQPQLQWLTMDEAIEHCAKGADIWSWAGTDDGNSEPDIVLACAGDVVTMETVAAAHILKQRLPSLKVRVVNVVNLMTLPRPKDHPHGMTETMFTELFTNSVDVVFAFHGYPGAIHQLVHGRPDADRFRVRGFIEEGTTTTPFDMTVRNRASRYHLVMDAINNARRVPRGAAELKAWCEAKLAEHEAYVVEHLEDMPEVKDWSLGDWAKQG, from the coding sequence CTGTTGCGGACGCTCGCCGCACCGGACGATGCCGAGCTGGCGCAGTTGGACGCCTGGTGGCGGGCCAACAACTATCTGACCGTCGGGCAGATCTACCTGCGCGGGAATCCGCTGCTGCGTGAGCCGCTGGCACCTGAGCACATCAAGCCGCGGTTGCTCGGCCACTGGGGCACCAGCCCCGGTCTGTCGCTGATCTACGCCCACGTGTCCCGGCTGATCCGGCACACCGGGCAGCAGACCATCTACCTGACCGGTCCCGGCCACGGCGGCCCGGCGCTGGTCGCCGCTGGCTACCTGGAGGGGACGTACTCCGAGATCTATCCGGACGTCACCCGGGACGAGCCCGGCATGTTGCGGCTGTTCCGGCAGTTCTCCAGCCCGGGTGGCATCCCCAGCCACGTCTCGGTGACCACCCCCGGTTCGATCCACGAGGGCGGCGAGCTCGGCTACGTCCTGGTGCACGCCTTCGGCTCGGTGATGGACAACCCGGATCTGTTGACGATCGCGGTCGTCGGCGACGGTGAGGCCGAAACTGGCCCGCTGGAAGGCTCCTGGAAGGGCGTCTCGTTCATCAACCCGGCCCACGACGGCGCCGTACTGCCGATTCTGCACCTCAACGGCGCGAAGATCGCCGGTCCGACGGTGCTGGCCCGCAAGCCGCGCGGCGAGGTCCGTTCGCTGCTGCAAGGCCACGGGTACGAGGTGATCGAGGTCGAAGGTGACGATCTGCCGGGCATGCACTACCGGTTCGCCGCCGCGCTGGCCGACGCCTGGGGCAAGATCCGGGCGATCCAGCAGGCCGCACGCTCCGGTGACTGGGATGGCTCCCGCCCGCACTGGCCGTTGATCATCCTGCGGTCGCCGAAGGGCTGGACCGGCCCGGAAAAGGTCGACGGCATCACCGTGACCGGCACCTGGCGGTCGCACCAGGTGCCGTTGTCGGGTGTCCGGGACAACGCCGACCACCTGGCGATCCTGGAGACGTGGCTGCGGTCGTACCGGCCGGAGGAGCTCTTCGACGCGGACGGCGCGCCGACCGCGACGGTGACCGGCGTCAACCCCGACGGTGACCTACGGATGAGCGCCAGCCCGCACGCCAACGGCGGCCTGCTGACCCGGGATCTGGACATGCCGAACTTCCGCGAATACGCGGTCGACGTGCCGCAGCCGGCGCAGCTGCGCGCCGAGTCGACCCGCAAACTCGGCGAGCTGATGCGCGACATCTACACCCGCAACCCGGACCGGTTCCGGCTGTTCTGCCCGGACGAGACCAACAGCAACCGGCTCGGCGCGGTGTTCGAGGTCTCCGACCGTGGGTTCATGGAGCAGGTCTACCCGTCGGACACCGCGATCAGCCGCAACGGCCGGGTGATGGAGGTGCTGTCCGAGCACAACTGCCACGGCTGGCTGGAGGGCTACAACCTGACCGGCCGGCACGGCATGTTCGCCACCTACGAGGCGTTCGCGATGGTCAGCGCCTCCCAGACGGTGCAGCACGGCAAGTGGTTACAGGAGGCGGCGCACCTGCCGTGGCGGGCCAAGGTACCGAGCCTGAACATCCTGCTCACCTCGACTGCCTGGCGCAACGACCACAACGGCTTCTCACATCAGGGACCCGGCCTGATCCAGGTTGTGCTCAACCAGCGGGGCACCGTGTCGCGGGTCTACCTGCCGCCGGACGCGAACTGTCTGCTGTCGGTGGCCGACCACTGCCTGCGGTCCAAGTCGTACGTCAACCTGATCGTCATCGACAAGCAGCCGCAACTGCAGTGGTTGACGATGGACGAGGCGATCGAGCACTGCGCCAAGGGCGCCGACATCTGGTCGTGGGCCGGCACAGACGACGGCAACTCCGAGCCGGACATCGTGCTGGCCTGCGCCGGTGACGTGGTCACCATGGAGACGGTGGCCGCCGCGCACATTCTCAAGCAGCGCCTGCCCAGCCTGAAGGTGCGGGTGGTCAACGTGGTCAACCTGATGACGCTGCCCCGCCCGAAGGACCACCCGCACGGCATGACCGAGACGATGTTCACCGAGCTGTTCACCAACTCGGTCGACGTGGTCTTCGCCTTCCACGGCTACCCGGGCGCGATTCACCAGTTGGTGCACGGCCGACCGGACGCCGACCGGTTCCGGGTGCGTGGCTTCATCGAGGAAGGCACCACCACCACCCCGTTCGACATGACGGTCCGCAACCGGGCGTCGCGCTACCACCTGGTGATGGACGCGATCAACAACGCGCGGCGGGTGCCGCGCGGCGCCGCCGAGCTCAAGGCCTGGTGCGAGGCGAAACTCGCCGAGCACGAGGCGTACGTGGTGGAGCATCTGGAGGACATGCCCGAGGTGAAGGACTGGTCGCTGGGCGACTGGGCCAAGCAGGGCTGA
- a CDS encoding antibiotic biosynthesis monooxygenase family protein: MAVVKINAIEVPAGAGAELERRFAARLGAVENSPGFLGFELLRPVAGEGRYFVYTRWENEEAYQAWASGPARQAHAAGDGEKPRPPVASGASLLEFEVVQSVSRG; encoded by the coding sequence ATGGCAGTCGTGAAGATCAACGCGATCGAGGTCCCGGCCGGTGCCGGCGCGGAGTTGGAGCGGCGGTTCGCCGCCCGGCTGGGCGCGGTGGAGAACTCGCCGGGTTTCCTCGGCTTCGAGTTGCTGCGCCCGGTCGCCGGCGAGGGCCGGTACTTCGTCTACACCCGCTGGGAGAACGAAGAGGCGTACCAGGCGTGGGCAAGTGGCCCGGCCCGGCAGGCGCACGCCGCCGGCGACGGTGAGAAGCCCCGGCCACCGGTGGCGTCCGGGGCGAGTCTGCTGGAGTTCGAGGTCGTCCAGTCGGTGTCCCGCGGCTGA
- a CDS encoding LacI family DNA-binding transcriptional regulator → MAQRPTLQTVATAAGVSRSTVSNAYARPDQLSPALRQRILDIARDLGYSGPDPTARSLRRGRAGAIGVLFTSNLSYAVTDPFAIRFLRGVAAATEQRDTSLLLIPLPADRTVALRALDNAAVDGFCIYCGSDTHWALAAIRARGLPIVASSPLDDAGPAEHHVGIDEAAASAQLGDHLAGLGHRRIGVVADGVNATARPTAPVELAGPEQAHYLSTRGRLVGIRDAFATVGVPWSQLAVISATGNDRRDGRTAAALLLDQPAPPTAILALTDVLALGVLDELAARGLRPGVDVSVTGFDDIDQADAAGLTTIRQPAEDKGRIAAELLLDPPAASDRRQILLPTELITRTSTGPAPRR, encoded by the coding sequence ATGGCCCAGCGACCCACCCTGCAGACCGTCGCCACCGCCGCCGGCGTCTCCCGCAGCACCGTCTCCAACGCGTACGCCCGACCCGACCAGCTCTCCCCCGCGCTGCGCCAGCGGATCCTCGACATCGCCCGCGACCTCGGCTACTCCGGCCCCGACCCCACCGCCCGCTCCCTACGCCGTGGCCGCGCCGGCGCCATCGGGGTGCTGTTCACCAGCAACCTCAGCTACGCCGTCACCGACCCGTTCGCGATACGGTTCCTGCGCGGAGTCGCCGCCGCGACCGAGCAACGTGACACCAGTCTGCTGCTGATCCCACTGCCCGCCGACCGGACGGTCGCGCTGCGCGCGCTGGACAACGCCGCCGTCGACGGATTCTGCATCTACTGTGGCTCCGACACCCACTGGGCGCTAGCCGCCATCCGCGCCCGTGGACTGCCCATCGTCGCCAGCAGCCCACTCGACGACGCCGGGCCCGCCGAACACCACGTCGGCATCGACGAAGCCGCCGCCAGCGCCCAACTCGGCGACCACCTGGCCGGCCTCGGACACCGGCGGATCGGAGTCGTCGCCGACGGCGTCAACGCCACCGCGCGACCCACCGCGCCGGTCGAGCTGGCCGGCCCGGAGCAGGCCCACTACCTGTCGACCCGGGGACGACTCGTCGGCATCCGGGACGCGTTCGCCACCGTCGGCGTGCCGTGGTCACAACTCGCCGTCATCAGCGCCACCGGCAACGACCGACGTGACGGGCGTACCGCCGCCGCGCTGCTGCTCGACCAGCCGGCACCACCCACCGCGATCCTCGCCCTCACCGACGTGCTCGCCCTCGGGGTGCTCGACGAGTTGGCCGCACGCGGGCTGCGGCCCGGGGTCGACGTCTCGGTCACCGGCTTCGACGACATCGACCAGGCCGACGCCGCCGGCCTGACCACCATCCGGCAACCCGCCGAGGACAAGGGCCGGATCGCCGCAGAGCTGCTGCTCGACCCGCCGGCGGCCAGCGACCGGCGGCAGATCCTGCTCCCCACCGAACTGATCACCCGGACCAGCACCGGACCAGCACCCAGGAGATGA
- a CDS encoding mechanosensitive ion channel family protein produces MPDVLLSITIITGAVTAAAIAVTVVYRILRIVGRRSTLLTDISRRAYWPTLIIAALLAARFTIPIATTNGWHEPVLHLIMLASIAVGGWLVATLLGLAADTALRRFRIDVHDNLAARRAHTQITVIRRVAFAVVAVITIGAMLITFPSARAAGASVLASAGLVGVVAALAAQSLLGNMFAGLQLAFGDSLRLDDVVVVEGEWGRIEEMTLGYVVVRIWDERRLILPSSYFTTTPFQNWTRTASSVLGTAEIDVDWSLPVEAMRQELRRIVESDLAAPLWDGRVCGLQVTEATGGTIRTRALVSSANSSALWDLRCLVREQLVAWVQTQHPQARPRVRAEVGAGGGADQSTDDPAAGGPPSGNPNGGTPQQRTAETTPGVGDQDQ; encoded by the coding sequence GTGCCCGACGTCCTGCTCAGCATCACGATCATCACCGGAGCGGTAACCGCGGCGGCGATCGCCGTCACCGTCGTCTACCGGATCCTGCGGATCGTCGGACGCCGGTCGACGCTGCTCACCGACATCTCCCGCCGCGCCTACTGGCCGACCCTGATCATCGCCGCGCTGCTCGCCGCCCGGTTCACCATCCCCATCGCCACCACCAACGGCTGGCACGAACCCGTCCTGCACCTGATCATGCTGGCCAGCATCGCCGTCGGCGGCTGGCTCGTCGCCACCCTGCTCGGCCTGGCCGCCGACACCGCCCTGCGCCGCTTCCGCATCGACGTCCACGACAACCTCGCCGCCCGCCGCGCCCACACCCAGATCACCGTCATCCGTCGGGTCGCCTTCGCCGTCGTCGCGGTCATCACCATCGGCGCGATGCTGATCACCTTCCCGAGCGCCCGCGCCGCCGGCGCCAGCGTCCTCGCCTCCGCCGGACTCGTCGGCGTCGTCGCTGCCCTCGCCGCCCAGAGCCTGCTCGGCAACATGTTCGCCGGCCTGCAACTCGCCTTCGGTGACTCGCTGCGCCTCGACGACGTGGTCGTCGTCGAAGGCGAATGGGGCCGCATCGAGGAGATGACCCTCGGCTACGTCGTGGTCAGAATCTGGGACGAACGCCGCCTCATCCTGCCGTCGTCCTACTTCACCACCACCCCGTTCCAGAACTGGACCCGGACCGCGTCATCGGTCCTCGGCACCGCCGAGATCGACGTCGACTGGAGCCTGCCCGTCGAAGCGATGCGCCAGGAACTGCGCCGCATCGTCGAATCCGACCTCGCCGCCCCGCTCTGGGACGGCCGCGTCTGCGGGCTGCAGGTCACCGAGGCCACCGGCGGCACCATCCGGACCCGCGCCCTGGTCAGCTCCGCGAACAGCTCCGCCCTGTGGGACCTGAGGTGCCTGGTCAGAGAGCAGTTGGTCGCCTGGGTGCAGACCCAGCACCCGCAGGCCCGGCCCCGGGTCCGCGCCGAGGTCGGCGCGGGCGGCGGCGCAGATCAGTCCACTGACGACCCCGCCGCTGGCGGGCCGCCCAGTGGCAACCCCAACGGTGGTACGCCGCAGCAGCGCACCGCCGAAACCACCCCGGGCGTCGGCGACCAGGACCAGTAG
- a CDS encoding T3SS (YopN, CesT) and YbjN peptide-binding chaperone 1: MSGADRFLSRLVAALAARPAATTTSVPLPTSTRLAAALAARPVVNQPGTMFNGTAEVSAGLSAGDKLAGQVKAVVAALLATPVDQLRLDSDGDIGIRSGSAMILVRAQEDPPLVDVFSPLLTGVQPTEALYRRLSDLTMTMPVGRIYCSGDTVWASLPVLGVDFQPTHLLLAIRAMVELADDLDDQLRHEFGGSRTFGPESSGIEPVPDPTGYLRDLAAAGESPAGRILVDLLADRGHLDQLRSLAQAGDWHAASRLASLLHEQGEPVEAERFWRLAADQGEPAARTALATVLAGRGDVDEAIALLQAGVADDDWHGVGLLVTLLARQGRLDEAVELLRDRSG; the protein is encoded by the coding sequence ATGAGCGGAGCTGACAGGTTCCTGTCCCGGCTGGTGGCGGCGTTGGCCGCCCGGCCGGCGGCGACGACGACGTCGGTGCCGCTGCCGACCAGCACCCGGCTGGCGGCGGCGTTGGCCGCCCGCCCGGTGGTCAACCAGCCGGGCACCATGTTCAACGGCACCGCCGAGGTGTCCGCCGGTCTGTCCGCTGGGGACAAGTTGGCCGGTCAGGTGAAGGCGGTCGTCGCCGCCCTGCTCGCCACCCCCGTCGATCAGCTTCGGCTGGACTCCGACGGTGACATCGGCATCCGCTCCGGTTCCGCGATGATTCTGGTACGCGCCCAGGAGGATCCGCCGCTGGTGGATGTCTTCTCGCCGTTGCTGACCGGGGTGCAGCCGACCGAGGCGTTGTACCGGCGGCTGTCGGATCTGACGATGACGATGCCGGTCGGGCGGATCTACTGCAGCGGGGACACGGTGTGGGCGTCGCTTCCGGTGCTCGGGGTGGATTTCCAGCCGACCCATCTGCTGCTGGCGATCCGGGCGATGGTGGAGTTGGCCGACGACCTCGACGACCAGTTGCGGCACGAGTTCGGCGGCAGCCGGACCTTCGGCCCGGAGTCCTCCGGTATCGAGCCGGTGCCGGATCCGACAGGCTATCTGCGGGACCTGGCAGCGGCGGGTGAGTCACCGGCCGGGCGGATCCTGGTGGATCTGCTGGCCGACCGGGGGCATCTGGATCAGCTGCGGTCGTTGGCGCAGGCCGGTGACTGGCATGCGGCGTCGCGGCTGGCGTCGCTGCTGCACGAGCAGGGCGAGCCGGTCGAGGCGGAGCGGTTCTGGCGGCTGGCCGCCGATCAGGGTGAGCCGGCGGCGCGGACCGCGTTGGCGACGGTGCTGGCCGGGCGGGGCGATGTCGACGAGGCGATCGCGTTGCTGCAGGCCGGGGTGGCCGACGACGACTGGCACGGGGTGGGTCTGCTGGTGACGTTGCTGGCCCGGCAGGGTCGTCTCGACGAAGCGGTGGAGTTGCTGCGCGACCGGTCGGGCTGA